One window from the genome of Streptomyces sp. NBC_00287 encodes:
- a CDS encoding nuclear transport factor 2 family protein, with the protein MTYGSGEVHGRISQFYARQMRLLDEGAVEEWADTFTEDAVFEEPSLPEPLKGRPVLVEAARRRVGALAAQGRVRRHWLGMLEVSEGAEPGVLHTRYYALALSTAAGEGVPSFHSSTVAEDILEADGEAFLVRHRSVRND; encoded by the coding sequence ATGACGTACGGATCCGGCGAAGTGCACGGCAGGATCAGTCAGTTCTATGCCCGTCAGATGCGGCTGCTCGACGAGGGCGCCGTAGAGGAGTGGGCGGACACCTTCACCGAGGACGCCGTCTTCGAGGAGCCGTCGCTGCCCGAGCCGCTGAAGGGGCGTCCGGTCCTGGTCGAGGCGGCCCGGCGCCGGGTGGGCGCGCTGGCCGCACAGGGGCGGGTCCGGCGGCACTGGCTGGGCATGCTGGAGGTTTCGGAGGGCGCCGAGCCCGGCGTACTCCACACCCGTTACTACGCGTTGGCGCTGTCGACCGCCGCCGGTGAGGGCGTGCCGTCGTTCCACTCCAGCACGGTCGCCGAGGACATTCTGGAGGCGGACGGGGAGGCGTTCCTGGTGCGGCACAGGTCGGTGCGCAATGACTGA